The Brassica oleracea var. oleracea cultivar TO1000 chromosome C6, BOL, whole genome shotgun sequence genomic interval ATCATCTACTTTATGTGTTATCCAATTTAAATATGTAGATAAGATGTTTTTATTGTTTTTCTGTGTTTTCTAAATTGTTTTGTTTCTACTATATGCCACAAACTATTTTACAAACCACTAAATTTAAAAGAAAATTAGGTTGTAAATATTTACAAATTAGGATCAATGGTGTATTAAAAAATGTGGAAGAAGTCATGCATTGAATACAGTGATGTAGTAGACATAAATAAATATTCAAAACATTTTTAAAAAATAATTTGTTTCTTACCAGACAGGAACAAATACCTAAGGAAAATTAATCTTATGGATAACATTTCACTTGTAAATTGTAAGAAAAAGTAGGGCTTTTTTAATGTTTCTATTTAAGAAAGACTGTTATATATGGAAACAAAAGACAATAGATTCTCTTTGTTTTTCCATATAAAAAGAACTTTGTACATGACGTCGACGCCAATACATATTAAGCAAGATTATATCGTTTCAGTCTCTCTTAAAGACCTCAACGCTCCAGCTTTTTGTGCTTGAAGAAAGTGTTGACTTTGGTATATATGGTGTTTTCAAAAAGAAAAGACAAAACTGAGTTTAATGTTATGTAGGGAAATTTCCATATACAAAACATGGATATCTTAACAAATCCTCACATGTCACCTAAAAATTAGTAACTTTTCAGAAGCTTAAAAAGAAAGAGAACCTTCTCTTGTGGGACAAGGAATCTATTAATGTGACTTCCTAATATGGAAACCCTCTGTGAGACCTTAGCTTATATGGCTTGAGTGTAGGGTAAGGTATTGCTTAAACAGCATTTCACAAACTACACATTCCTTGCGTCAAACTGCAATATCCGTCTATATATAAGTATATACCTGTAGCTTCCCATGGCCGTGCTCTGATTTACACAAGTTCTCAAGGTAAAAGTTCTCTCTCTATATATATATTAGTTAGTGGCATTATCCAAAAATGTTTTAAGATCTGATTCTGAATCGTATTGTGAATGAAACCAGTGAGCAGCGAGCAGAACCTGTGCCCATGGGACCTGCGGTGGAACTATGGAAGGAAACAGAGATGGCCAAAACGAGAACTAAGTGTGTGTTTATGTTACCTTTATTCATTGAATAAGATTTGCTTCTAAGGAGCTAATAGCCTAATGGGTCCGAGATTTGCAGGTACGAGAAGCTAAGGGAGAAGATAATGTTATGGGAGGACAAGAAGACGAAAAAGGCTAAGAGAAATCTTCATAGAACAGAGGTGACTCTTCTTTTTTCCAAAAACTGATTCTTGCATAAACTACAAGACTAATCGATGCTATGAATGTACAGAGAGGTGTAGAGAAGACAAAGCTGAAGGCGCTGCAGAGATATACCGAAGATAACGAACGCATTGAGATCATAGTCGCGAGTGCAAGAGCGCATGCATATGAGAGACAGATGAAGGAAGAGCTAAAGGTCAAGGAGAAAGCAAACCTCATGGGAACAAGTGGACGTAGCCCATCTACATGCCTCTGAATCCAACAAAATTGTAAAGCCAAAACAAGCTTTTCTTAACAAAGCTTAAATGAAGACACACAATTAATGTGTTTATTTATACAATTTTAGAGACATTAACACACATGACCAATCATCAATTAAAACACAACATCTGCAAACCAAAACTTCAGAAAAAGTTGCATAACAGAATCAAAACTCAAAATCACAATTCCCAAACTTGCAATCAATAACAATACCAAAAAAGTTTCAAAGACTCCAAAAAAAAAGGCTTGCACCACAGAGAATGAGGGTCAGAGTATCATCATTCTCATGAAGTTATTTCATTAACCAACCTTTCCAGAATAGGGTACGCAAAATACAGCACCAAACCAGAAGGAACCGCTAGAAGAATCGTGAGGAGGAAGTAAAGAGCAAGAATGACGAGGCTACCAGGTATAGCAAAGAACACTATCAGCAGGAAAACGATCACAAACGGAAACTTGGAGGTGAAGGAGATGAAGAAATCAAGAGACTTGTGGAACGAGAACTGCTGTCTGCTGCTTGGTTGATGCACAACAACAG includes:
- the LOC106298061 gene encoding uncharacterized protein LOC106298061, which produces METLLYTCSFPWPCSDLHKFSSEQRAEPVPMGPAVELWKETEMAKTRTKYEKLREKIMLWEDKKTKKAKRNLHRTERGVEKTKLKALQRYTEDNERIEIIVASARAHAYERQMKEELKVKEKANLMGTSGRSPSTCL